From the Bacilli bacterium genome, the window TTGCACCCGCAACGCATTGACGAATTCCCGTACTCCCGTCAATTCTTCCGCCATTTGCTTGACTTCCGTGCGATCCTGAAAAATCGCGATCGCTCCCACCGTCGCCCCGTTTACTTGAATCGGGATGCGGCTGCTCATAAATTGTTTGGCGCCAATCTGAATTTCCTGATTAAGCAAAGGCTGCTCGAGTTGCAAGATTTCGGGCAACCTGGATTCCGGCACAATCTCGCTCAATTTGCGGCCAATGACGTCTCCGGAAATGTTTAGCATCTGCATGGCTCTCTTGTTAAATATCGTAATACGCTCCATTCCGTCGATGACGATGACGCCTTCATGCATCGCCTGAAACGCCGCCGTGCGCTCGGTCAACATTCTGGCGATCTCATGCGGTTCAAGTTCGAACATCTGTCTTTTGATCTGATTGCCCAACAGCCATGATCCCCAAATGCCAAAAAGCAACGACAGCGAAAATGTGACATACAACTGGCTGCGGGCGGCAACGATATTTTCCCAAATGGTCGGGAGCAATTGGCCGACCAAAACGACGCCAATTTGTTCATGCATGTCGTTCATAATCGGCACAAACGCCCGCAAACTCGTTCCCAGCTCGCCCTTTGCTTTGGAAATATACGTATGCTCCGTAAAGGAGGAGCCTTCATCCAGACTTTTTGACGGCGTACCGATCAGCTCGTTGTTCGGATGGGACCAGCGTACGCCTTCCATATCCATGACAACGATATAATCCGCGTTATTCACAATCCGTATCCGTTCAACAGTCGATTGGATGAGCAGCTTGTTGCTGGGATTCGTCCCCCCAATGTTTTCGATGATCTCGGGCATTTGTGCCACAGTGCGCGCCGTCGTGAGCAAGCGCTGGCCCAGTTCATGTTCATGCAGTTGAATCAATCGGCCCAACAAAATTGTTCCGCCGACTGTCAGCGCAAAAAAAACGATGCAAAAAGAAAGAATGGCGATTTTCCATTTGATTTTCAATTTGCCCACTGCCGCATATCCCCCTGAAATCCCTTTTTGCTTCGCTGTTTGTTCGCCTGCCCGCGTGCTTGTCAGCGCTTTCATAGTTATTTATA encodes:
- a CDS encoding sensor histidine kinase; the protein is MGKLKIKWKIAILSFCIVFFALTVGGTILLGRLIQLHEHELGQRLLTTARTVAQMPEIIENIGGTNPSNKLLIQSTVERIRIVNNADYIVVMDMEGVRWSHPNNELIGTPSKSLDEGSSFTEHTYISKAKGELGTSLRAFVPIMNDMHEQIGVVLVGQLLPTIWENIVAARSQLYVTFSLSLLFGIWGSWLLGNQIKRQMFELEPHEIARMLTERTAAFQAMHEGVIVIDGMERITIFNKRAMQMLNISGDVIGRKLSEIVPESRLPEILQLEQPLLNQEIQIGAKQFMSSRIPIQVNGATVGAIAIFQDRTEVKQMAEELTGVREFVNALRVQNHEHINKLHTIGGLIQLDMKEKALEYVFHLVEQQGELTEWLASHIHDANLSGLLLGKISRGKELGIDVQIDRRSKLHSFPSYLDHHDFVVLTGNLIENAFDAMRDQEGEKRLFVSFEQDEEVCSIMVEDNGCGISPELKERIFEKGFTTKKGNVGGLGLHLVKSIVDKGKGSIQIDSAPGRGTTIIITLPMRI